From the Chloroflexus aurantiacus J-10-fl genome, one window contains:
- a CDS encoding nitrate/sulfonate/bicarbonate ABC transporter ATP-binding protein: MQQTQLQPLVEVLRVTQRYGGKDRQFTAIQDVNLTIGDGEFVALLGPSGCGKSTLLRIITGLNRPSEGLVRYRGQALHGVNPHATIVFQTFALFPWLTVQENVAVALQARGVTYDEAQKRAIELIDLVGLDGFEQAYPRELSGGMRQKVGIARALAVDPELLCLDEPFSALDVLSAETLRGEVLELWTSGKLHIRAVLMVSHNIEEAVFMADRIVVMDKNPGRVITEIPINLPHPRDRKSEAFAALVARVYAVLAGQTQPEAVEYGTEPGQSGQTRLLPMASVTALAGLIEQANASDVERDPIVHLQDELGLDLDQLLPLIEAAELLGFARVESGDLILTPLGEAFAEASIQSRKEIFASRLRRLPFFRWMMRMLTAADNQSLRWEVFLAALEREFPRAEAERQLDIALEWGRYAELFAYDDAEGRFFLEAPVGTVAG; the protein is encoded by the coding sequence ATGCAGCAGACACAATTGCAGCCCCTGGTGGAAGTGCTGCGCGTGACGCAGCGCTATGGCGGCAAGGACCGGCAGTTTACCGCCATTCAGGATGTGAATCTGACTATCGGTGATGGTGAGTTTGTTGCTTTGCTCGGTCCGTCGGGTTGCGGGAAGAGCACGTTGCTGCGCATTATTACCGGTCTCAATCGCCCCTCTGAGGGTCTGGTTCGTTATCGCGGACAGGCACTTCACGGGGTCAATCCGCACGCGACGATTGTATTTCAAACCTTTGCCCTTTTTCCGTGGCTAACGGTGCAGGAGAACGTTGCAGTCGCCCTGCAAGCACGGGGTGTTACTTATGATGAAGCGCAGAAACGTGCGATTGAGCTAATCGACCTGGTTGGTCTCGACGGCTTCGAGCAAGCTTATCCGCGTGAGTTGTCGGGAGGTATGCGGCAGAAGGTCGGTATTGCCCGTGCGCTGGCTGTCGATCCAGAACTCTTGTGTCTGGATGAACCATTTAGCGCGCTTGATGTGTTAAGCGCCGAGACATTGCGCGGCGAAGTGTTGGAGTTGTGGACAAGCGGTAAGCTTCATATTCGGGCCGTGTTGATGGTGAGCCATAACATCGAAGAGGCCGTGTTTATGGCTGACCGCATTGTGGTCATGGATAAGAATCCGGGTCGGGTTATTACTGAAATTCCGATTAATCTGCCACACCCACGGGATCGCAAATCAGAGGCATTTGCCGCACTGGTAGCACGGGTTTATGCTGTGCTGGCCGGGCAAACTCAACCGGAGGCGGTCGAGTACGGTACTGAGCCTGGTCAGAGCGGGCAGACTCGACTGCTTCCTATGGCCAGTGTTACAGCGCTGGCCGGCCTGATCGAGCAGGCGAATGCGTCTGATGTAGAGCGTGATCCAATCGTTCACTTACAGGATGAGCTAGGGCTTGATCTTGATCAGCTCTTGCCATTGATCGAGGCCGCCGAGTTACTCGGTTTTGCACGGGTGGAGAGCGGTGATCTGATTTTAACCCCACTCGGTGAGGCATTTGCTGAAGCCAGTATCCAATCCCGCAAAGAGATTTTTGCTTCTCGCCTGCGGCGATTACCGTTCTTCCGCTGGATGATGCGAATGTTGACCGCAGCCGATAATCAATCGCTACGGTGGGAGGTGTTTCTGGCTGCGCTGGAGCGTGAATTTCCCCGCGCCGAGGCTGAACGTCAGCTCGATATTGCGCTGGAGTGGGGACGCTATGCCGAGCTGTTCGCGTATGACGATGCGGAAGGTCGCTTCTTTCTGGAGGCGCCGGTGGGTACGGTGGCTGGTTAG
- the galK gene encoding galactokinase: MYELSTLYAAFEQYFGHPPTRIARAPGRVNLIGEHTDYNDGFVFPMALDRATYVAARPRNDQIVRVFSIKFRDEDQFDLQQIVRDERRQWVNYIRGVAKGLLARDLPLRGADLMIDSDVPAGSGLSSSAALEVAVGYTFQLLNNINLLGEELALVAQGAEHTFVGVKCGIMDQLIAALGEAGHALLIDCRDLSYRPVPIPAEARVVVCDSGVRHRLAGSEYNQRRAGCEEAVRLLKPALGKIQALRDVRSSDLAMYGHLLPPDLLPLARHVVSENERTLAAAEALAAGDLVKMGQLMVASHVSLRDDYRVSVRELDTLVDLALAAPGCFGSRMTGGGFGGSTVSLVAADHVDAFVAAMVDGYAIRTGRKLQPLVCTAGAGVSCVYASEEE, from the coding sequence ATGTACGAATTATCTACACTGTACGCTGCATTTGAGCAGTACTTCGGTCATCCACCAACCCGCATCGCTCGCGCTCCTGGTCGGGTGAATTTGATCGGTGAGCACACCGATTACAACGATGGTTTTGTCTTCCCGATGGCGCTGGATCGCGCCACCTATGTGGCGGCCCGGCCACGCAACGATCAGATTGTGCGGGTGTTTAGTATAAAGTTCCGCGACGAGGATCAGTTCGATTTACAGCAGATTGTGCGCGATGAGCGCCGGCAGTGGGTGAATTATATTCGCGGTGTGGCAAAAGGGTTACTGGCCCGTGATTTGCCGCTGCGTGGTGCCGATTTAATGATCGATAGCGATGTCCCGGCGGGGAGTGGTCTCTCGTCGTCGGCGGCACTGGAGGTGGCGGTTGGGTATACGTTTCAACTGCTGAACAATATCAACCTGCTCGGTGAGGAGCTGGCGCTGGTGGCGCAGGGCGCGGAGCATACGTTTGTTGGGGTCAAGTGTGGGATTATGGATCAGTTGATCGCTGCCCTGGGTGAAGCCGGCCATGCGCTGCTGATCGACTGCCGCGACTTGAGTTATCGTCCGGTGCCGATTCCCGCCGAAGCGCGGGTAGTCGTGTGCGATAGCGGTGTACGCCATCGCCTGGCCGGTTCCGAGTACAATCAGCGCCGCGCCGGTTGCGAAGAAGCGGTGCGCCTGCTCAAGCCGGCGTTGGGGAAGATTCAGGCGCTGCGTGATGTGCGTTCGAGCGATCTGGCTATGTACGGTCACCTGTTGCCGCCCGATTTGCTGCCGCTGGCCCGCCATGTGGTGAGCGAAAATGAACGCACGCTGGCGGCTGCCGAGGCGCTGGCTGCCGGTGATCTGGTGAAGATGGGCCAGTTGATGGTCGCTTCGCACGTAAGCTTGCGCGACGACTATCGGGTGAGTGTGCGCGAACTCGATACGCTCGTCGATCTGGCGCTGGCCGCACCGGGTTGCTTCGGCAGTCGCATGACCGGCGGTGGCTTCGGTGGTAGCACAGTGTCGCTGGTAGCCGCCGATCACGTTGATGCGTTCGTGGCAGCGATGGTAGACGGCTATGCCATTCGTACCGGACGCAAACTGCAACCGCTGGTCTGCACCGCCGGCGCCGGGGTGTCGTGTGTCTACGCCAGCGAAGAGGAATAG
- the solA gene encoding N-methyl-L-tryptophan oxidase produces the protein MHGMKPTYDIIIIGLGGMGSAAAYHAARRGQRVLGIERHTLAHTLGSSHGRSRIIRQAYFEDPAYVPLLLRAYELWRQIEHDSGTHLLTITGGLMIGPPDSHTVAGALRSAREHGLEYELLDAAAIRRRFPALHPTEGTIALYEHQAGFLCPEASVTAHLQCAAALGAEIHAEEAVLTWEADTAGVTVTTSRGRYVAERLIITPGPWAPRLLADLGLPLVVERQTLHWFAPTGGLEPFLPDRFPIYIWETEDGTQFYGFPHQEGPPGGVKVALFRAGEPCDPDTVDRVVHPAEIAAMRAAIADRIPALNGNHLAAVVCMYTTTPDQHFIVGLHPQHPNVVIASPCSGHGFKFASVMGEILTDLAIDGTTRHPIRLFDPLRFRAQQAG, from the coding sequence ATGCACGGTATGAAACCGACCTACGACATCATCATTATCGGCCTCGGCGGAATGGGAAGCGCGGCAGCGTATCACGCCGCCCGGCGCGGGCAGCGCGTCCTCGGTATCGAGCGCCACACCCTTGCCCACACCCTCGGCTCCAGCCACGGACGTTCCCGCATCATTCGCCAGGCATATTTTGAAGACCCGGCCTATGTGCCGTTACTTTTGCGCGCCTACGAGCTATGGCGGCAGATTGAACACGATAGCGGTACGCACCTTTTGACCATCACCGGCGGCCTGATGATCGGCCCTCCTGACAGCCACACCGTTGCCGGAGCGCTCCGCAGTGCCCGGGAACACGGGCTGGAGTACGAACTCCTCGACGCCGCTGCGATCCGGCGCCGTTTCCCGGCGCTACACCCGACCGAGGGCACCATTGCGCTCTACGAACACCAGGCCGGCTTCCTCTGCCCGGAAGCCAGCGTCACCGCGCACCTGCAATGCGCAGCGGCGCTCGGCGCCGAGATTCACGCTGAAGAAGCGGTGCTGACCTGGGAAGCCGACACCGCTGGCGTGACCGTCACAACCTCGCGTGGCCGCTACGTCGCCGAACGCCTGATCATCACACCCGGCCCATGGGCACCGCGTCTCCTGGCCGACCTCGGCCTGCCGCTGGTGGTCGAACGCCAAACCCTGCACTGGTTCGCCCCCACGGGTGGCCTGGAGCCATTTCTGCCCGACCGCTTCCCGATCTATATCTGGGAGACAGAAGACGGCACCCAGTTCTACGGTTTTCCCCACCAGGAAGGGCCACCCGGCGGCGTCAAGGTGGCCCTCTTCCGCGCCGGTGAACCGTGCGATCCCGATACAGTTGATCGGGTCGTACATCCGGCAGAGATCGCAGCCATGCGTGCCGCCATCGCTGATCGCATTCCGGCACTGAACGGCAACCACCTGGCTGCGGTGGTCTGTATGTACACCACCACCCCCGATCAGCACTTCATCGTCGGTTTGCACCCGCAACACCCCAACGTCGTCATCGCCTCGCCGTGTTCTGGACATGGCTTCAAATTCGCCAGCGTGATGGGCGAAATCCTGACCGACCTCGCCATCGATGGCACCACCCGCCACCCGATCCGACTGTTCGATCCACTGCGGTTTCGGGCGCAACAGGCGGGATGA
- a CDS encoding alpha/beta fold hydrolase, with translation MLGRIFAPLSTVSLPLVYGLSHRALLRMGATSQERCLNGIRAHYYAMPARGAGDLPVLLLHGIADRAQTWSFVMPQLTTIGPVYALDLAGFGLSGFPPGQRYATIDQQVALVQAFIREVIGRPALLVGNSMGGWISIRVALATPELVVGLVLLAPGGAILRGRESWEPFLHTIELADARAVRQALRQMYGRPPLPLYLAGHGLRSIFHRDPVTQFIAHLDEQAMLRPTDLQALQVPTALIWGEADRFLPPESREFFCANLPNPRLLLLPGCGHMPQQQRPRQVAAFIRRFAQEISGQAPATTAQHHSQHSAG, from the coding sequence ATGCTGGGTCGCATCTTTGCGCCACTGTCAACCGTTTCGCTGCCGTTGGTGTACGGGTTGAGCCATCGCGCGCTGCTGCGTATGGGGGCAACCAGCCAGGAGCGTTGTCTGAACGGGATTCGTGCTCACTATTACGCTATGCCGGCCCGTGGGGCGGGTGATCTGCCGGTGCTGCTGTTGCACGGGATCGCCGACCGCGCCCAGACCTGGTCGTTTGTGATGCCGCAATTGACCACGATTGGGCCGGTGTACGCGCTCGATCTGGCCGGGTTTGGGCTGAGTGGGTTTCCGCCCGGTCAGCGCTACGCCACCATCGATCAGCAGGTGGCACTGGTGCAGGCGTTTATTCGCGAGGTGATCGGACGACCGGCGTTACTGGTCGGCAACTCGATGGGTGGGTGGATTTCCATTCGGGTCGCGCTGGCCACGCCAGAACTGGTGGTTGGGCTGGTGCTGCTCGCGCCGGGGGGCGCAATCTTGCGTGGGCGCGAGTCGTGGGAGCCGTTTCTGCACACCATCGAGCTGGCCGATGCCCGCGCGGTACGGCAGGCTCTGCGCCAGATGTATGGCCGGCCACCGCTGCCGCTCTACCTGGCCGGCCACGGCCTGCGCTCAATCTTTCACCGCGACCCGGTGACCCAATTCATCGCCCATCTCGACGAACAGGCGATGCTGCGCCCCACCGACCTGCAAGCGCTTCAGGTGCCGACGGCGCTGATCTGGGGCGAGGCCGACCGCTTCCTGCCGCCCGAATCACGCGAGTTCTTCTGCGCCAATCTGCCCAACCCGCGCCTGCTGCTCTTGCCGGGCTGCGGCCACATGCCGCAACAGCAACGGCCACGCCAGGTTGCCGCCTTCATCCGGCGTTTTGCTCAGGAGATAAGCGGCCAGGCGCCGGCAACGACAGCCCAGCACCACAGCCAACACAGCGCAGGGTAA
- a CDS encoding DUF2442 domain-containing protein produces MSAKPYCTFRYPTLQWECLHLSDDRQSRCATTGQSTQLDTRSKDLLCRQLFALVPTVSTSIRTTAANRAICTWIEKTGVPNSGLTLMYRSQKITATAARNSAQSNESYATIERGYAMNGTPSVVVTLVLPRVINVTVTDDTLAVDLDDGRTIAIPIGWYPRLAYGTPAERANFEISSAGYGIHWPDLDEDISVEGLLLGKKSTESRASFERWLQRRRQES; encoded by the coding sequence ATGTCAGCAAAACCATATTGCACGTTCCGTTACCCCACTTTACAATGGGAGTGTCTGCACCTGTCAGACGATCGCCAAAGTCGTTGCGCTACAACAGGACAAAGCACGCAACTTGATACACGAAGTAAGGACCTGCTGTGCCGACAGCTCTTCGCATTGGTGCCTACCGTTTCTACTTCTATTCGCACGACTGCGGCGAACCGCGCCATATGCACGTGGATCGAGAAAACAGGAGTGCCAAATTCTGGCTTGACCCTGATGTATCGCTCGCAGAAAATCACGGCTACAGCCGCCAGGAACTCCGCACAATCGAACGAATCATACGCGACCATCGAGAGAGGTTATGCAATGAATGGGACGCCTTCTGTCGTGGTGACACTGGTACTTCCTAGGGTGATCAACGTCACTGTGACGGATGATACGCTGGCGGTGGATTTAGACGATGGACGAACCATTGCTATCCCCATCGGCTGGTACCCACGGCTGGCATACGGAACCCCTGCTGAGCGGGCCAATTTTGAAATCAGCAGCGCCGGGTACGGCATCCATTGGCCGGACCTCGACGAAGACATCAGTGTTGAAGGTTTACTCTTGGGCAAGAAATCTACTGAGAGTCGTGCTTCATTTGAGCGATGGCTGCAACGACGGAGGCAAGAATCATAG
- a CDS encoding immunity 26/phosphotriesterase HocA family protein, translating into MTEKKTRRKHIRYAEGQWFAVPLKDGGYALGIIVRGSSKTRGGLGYFFGPRYPDVPDEDETWRKQPAEAILIARFGDLGIIRGQWPLIASTRPFRREDWPVPKFHRVDALNPDKGWLVEYHQDMNGFAPPERETYTDTKKIAHLPEDRVCGYVSVEIELTTLISAHEIALFGEPRGRRIKYGEGQWFAVPLPDGGYGLGIIVRGSSKTRGGLGYFFGPRYPDVPDEDETWRKQPADAVLVAWFLDDGISWGQWPLIPSTRPFRREEWPVPAFWRFEPGNLGKGWVVAYRQDDDGSKIPEQQTYVDAKRAGRLPDDRVDSFAGIESRLETIFSDQERSLKKARRKPDAGAEG; encoded by the coding sequence ATGACGGAAAAGAAAACCCGCAGAAAACACATCAGATATGCGGAGGGCCAGTGGTTTGCTGTGCCTTTGAAGGACGGTGGCTACGCTTTGGGGATCATCGTGCGCGGCAGCTCCAAAACCAGAGGTGGGCTGGGCTATTTCTTTGGCCCGCGCTATCCAGACGTTCCCGATGAGGACGAAACCTGGCGCAAACAGCCCGCGGAGGCGATTCTTATTGCTCGGTTCGGCGACCTGGGGATCATCCGGGGACAGTGGCCGCTGATTGCCAGCACCCGTCCTTTCCGCCGCGAGGACTGGCCGGTGCCCAAGTTTCATCGCGTTGACGCCCTCAACCCCGATAAGGGTTGGCTCGTCGAGTATCACCAGGATATGAATGGATTTGCTCCCCCCGAGCGAGAGACGTACACGGACACAAAAAAAATAGCCCATCTCCCAGAAGATCGCGTTTGCGGCTATGTATCGGTTGAGATCGAGTTGACGACACTCATTTCTGCGCACGAGATTGCCTTATTCGGCGAGCCTCGCGGCAGGCGCATCAAATACGGCGAAGGCCAGTGGTTTGCCGTGCCGTTGCCGGATGGCGGCTATGGTCTGGGGATCATCGTGCGCGGCAGCTCCAAAACCAGAGGCGGGCTGGGCTATTTCTTTGGCCCGCGCTATCCAGACGTTCCCGATGAGGACGAAACCTGGCGCAAACAGCCCGCGGATGCAGTTCTTGTCGCGTGGTTCTTGGACGATGGGATCAGCTGGGGGCAGTGGCCGCTGATCCCCAGCACTCGACCCTTTCGCCGCGAAGAATGGCCGGTGCCTGCGTTTTGGCGCTTTGAGCCGGGTAACCTGGGTAAGGGCTGGGTTGTTGCGTATCGCCAGGATGATGATGGGTCGAAGATTCCTGAGCAGCAAACCTATGTGGATGCGAAAAGGGCAGGCCGCCTTCCAGACGATAGGGTTGATAGCTTTGCGGGTATTGAGTCACGGTTAGAGACGATCTTTTCTGACCAGGAGCGCTCATTGAAGAAAGCCCGCAGGAAGCCCGATGCGGGTGCTGAAGGATAG
- a CDS encoding IS5 family transposase — translation MTRTAYPSDVSDEVWAFVAPSVTLMDEEAPQRNYPLRDVSNGLRSMLRTGAPWRMLPTDVPPWPVVDHQTQRWLTAGVVAQMVHDVRMLLREITDRTPQPRAVIVDSRTLPSTPERGGRAGDDGHKRRNGATVHLAVATLGHLLAVVVTPANDHDQAQVAALAQRMQEIPGDTVEVAVVDQGYTGEQPAAEAAAHGSRLAVVTLPTAKRGFVLLPRRWVVERRCAWMTRCRRLVRDYDRVAETLAGLHVVAFAILLAHRFVALMVQRS, via the coding sequence ATGACACGAACAGCCTATCCCAGTGATGTTTCCGATGAAGTGTGGGCGTTTGTCGCGCCCTCTGTGACGCTGATGGACGAAGAAGCGCCGCAGCGGAACTATCCCCTGCGCGACGTCTCCAACGGGCTGCGCTCCATGCTGCGCACGGGTGCGCCATGGCGGATGCTGCCCACCGACGTGCCGCCGTGGCCCGTGGTGGATCACCAGACCCAGCGCTGGCTGACGGCGGGCGTGGTTGCGCAGATGGTGCATGACGTGCGGATGCTGCTGCGCGAAATTACCGACCGCACGCCCCAGCCCCGTGCCGTCATTGTGGATAGCCGGACGCTCCCGTCGACGCCGGAACGCGGGGGACGTGCTGGCGACGATGGACACAAGCGGCGGAACGGCGCGACGGTGCATCTGGCCGTGGCTACGCTGGGGCACCTGCTGGCGGTGGTGGTCACGCCAGCCAACGACCACGACCAGGCGCAGGTGGCGGCGCTGGCGCAGCGCATGCAGGAGATACCTGGCGACACGGTGGAAGTGGCCGTCGTTGACCAGGGCTACACTGGTGAGCAACCGGCAGCCGAGGCCGCCGCCCACGGCAGTCGCCTGGCGGTGGTCACGCTGCCGACCGCCAAACGGGGCTTTGTCTTGCTGCCGCGGCGCTGGGTGGTCGAGCGCAGGTGCGCCTGGATGACGCGCTGCCGTCGCTTGGTGCGCGACTACGACCGTGTGGCAGAGACGCTGGCCGGCTTGCATGTCGTTGCCTTTGCCATCTTGTTGGCCCATCGGTTTGTCGCTCTCATGGTTCAACGTTCATAA
- a CDS encoding GIY-YIG nuclease family protein, which translates to MAHADEAAGAAQAAARGTIAEEIAQQLPRGGTYKLIDQRTGEVRYVGRTRDLARREAEHARDPDKAGLYFEVDWRTDDYRVMRGREQMLYEQYQPDKNRLRPISPRNPHRSQYLEAARQFEASRGQE; encoded by the coding sequence ATGGCCCACGCCGATGAGGCGGCGGGGGCGGCGCAGGCGGCGGCGCGGGGGACGATTGCTGAGGAGATCGCCCAGCAACTGCCACGAGGCGGCACCTACAAGCTGATCGATCAACGAACCGGAGAGGTTCGGTACGTGGGGCGCACCAGGGATTTGGCGAGGCGTGAGGCAGAGCATGCGCGTGACCCGGACAAAGCAGGTCTATATTTTGAAGTAGACTGGAGAACTGACGATTATCGTGTCATGCGGGGGCGAGAGCAGATGCTCTACGAGCAATATCAGCCGGACAAAAATCGCCTGCGCCCCATCAGCCCCCGCAATCCGCACAGGTCCCAGTATCTGGAGGCTGCACGACAGTTCGAGGCAAGTAGGGGTCAGGAGTAA
- a CDS encoding DUF2442 domain-containing protein: protein MGHAIYRVVGCEITGPYTLRITFDDGMVREINFKPVLAGPVYGALRDEELFKQVSIDAEVHTLVWPNGADFDPETLHEWPTYADEMKRMAERWATTMAKVG, encoded by the coding sequence ATGGGACATGCGATCTACCGGGTGGTTGGATGTGAAATCACCGGCCCATACACACTGCGCATCACATTTGACGATGGAATGGTTCGAGAGATCAATTTCAAGCCGGTGCTGGCAGGGCCGGTGTATGGCGCGTTGCGGGACGAAGAATTGTTCAAGCAAGTGAGCATAGACGCAGAGGTACACACATTGGTGTGGCCAAATGGGGCGGATTTTGACCCAGAGACGTTGCATGAGTGGCCGACGTATGCGGATGAGATGAAGCGAATGGCAGAGCGCTGGGCGACAACAATGGCGAAGGTTGGGTAA
- a CDS encoding DUF4160 domain-containing protein, with product MYYQNHAAVYSIDPIELIRGELPRREQRLVEAWAELHQGKLKENWERLQAGQVAYKIAPLR from the coding sequence GTGTACTACCAGAACCATGCTGCGGTATACAGCATTGACCCAATAGAGCTGATACGTGGTGAGTTGCCGCGTCGAGAACAACGACTTGTGGAAGCATGGGCGGAATTGCACCAGGGCAAACTGAAAGAAAATTGGGAGCGGTTGCAAGCAGGACAGGTAGCGTACAAGATAGCACCGCTGCGCTAA
- a CDS encoding ABC transporter permease — MFKLRTFTPEPPTRAVFTQADLWLLLVLIGLIGLAGGVASSAPETIRGPEISLSLTALPFYALYSVGRMAMAYMLSFIFTLVYGYIAAYNPRAERILIPLLDVLQSVPILSFLPVVLLGLSAILPQAFAVELTAVVLIFTSQVWNMTFAWYQSLTTIPKELREASSIFRFSWWQRFITLEFPFGAPTLVWNSMMSWAGGWFFLMAAEIFTLGERDFRLPGLGAFLQTAADTGDLGAIGWGLFSLAVVIVVLDQLVWRPLLVWSRRFRLEFVEREEDSTSWFYDLWQRSMLVAWIGRRLRWLNDLLGRWLGQHPADDVPTGERRRSLFGWIALAVIIVLTGWGLLNGSRFLFSVSLTQWGEILLGVAATFGRVSVAMCIALLWTVPLGVLIGTRQKIAAVLQPVVQILASIPATALFPVLVLALLEFPGGLNLAAIALMMLGTQWYILFNVIAGVNAIPQDLRFTSDLLQLHGWRRWRTLILPGLFPYLITGLITASGGAWNASIVAEYVVFNQQTYQTIGIGSTIAAATDAGDFAKLFAATLTMIITVVTINRLVWRRLYRLAEDRYRLE, encoded by the coding sequence ATGTTCAAATTGCGCACCTTTACTCCCGAACCACCGACACGTGCAGTATTCACCCAAGCCGATTTGTGGCTTCTGCTCGTACTGATCGGTCTGATCGGTTTGGCAGGCGGTGTCGCCAGCAGTGCACCCGAAACTATCCGTGGGCCAGAAATATCTCTCAGTCTGACGGCATTACCGTTTTATGCGTTGTATTCAGTGGGCCGAATGGCGATGGCCTATATGCTGTCATTCATCTTCACGTTGGTTTACGGCTATATTGCCGCTTACAATCCACGGGCAGAGCGGATTTTAATCCCGCTGCTCGATGTCTTGCAGAGTGTGCCGATCTTGTCGTTCTTGCCGGTTGTGTTGCTGGGTTTAAGTGCCATTTTGCCACAGGCGTTCGCCGTCGAGCTGACGGCGGTTGTCCTGATCTTCACCAGCCAGGTCTGGAATATGACGTTTGCCTGGTATCAGTCGCTGACCACAATCCCCAAAGAGCTGCGCGAAGCGAGCAGCATCTTTCGTTTCTCGTGGTGGCAGCGTTTCATCACGCTCGAATTTCCGTTCGGTGCGCCGACGCTGGTCTGGAACAGTATGATGAGCTGGGCCGGGGGTTGGTTCTTCCTGATGGCAGCCGAGATATTTACCCTTGGCGAGCGTGATTTTCGGTTGCCGGGCTTAGGTGCTTTTTTGCAGACCGCGGCTGATACCGGTGATCTGGGTGCAATTGGCTGGGGCTTGTTCAGCCTGGCAGTTGTGATCGTTGTGCTGGATCAACTCGTCTGGCGACCGTTGCTTGTCTGGTCTCGTCGGTTTCGGCTTGAGTTCGTTGAGCGCGAGGAAGACTCAACGTCGTGGTTCTACGATCTGTGGCAACGCTCGATGCTGGTTGCATGGATTGGTAGAAGACTCCGCTGGCTAAACGACCTTCTGGGACGGTGGCTCGGTCAGCATCCGGCTGATGATGTGCCAACCGGGGAACGACGGCGTTCATTGTTTGGCTGGATTGCCCTGGCCGTCATTATTGTTCTTACGGGATGGGGCTTGTTGAATGGCAGTCGATTTCTGTTCAGTGTTTCGCTTACCCAGTGGGGAGAGATTTTGCTAGGGGTGGCAGCTACCTTCGGGCGGGTTAGTGTAGCGATGTGCATTGCGTTGCTCTGGACAGTGCCGTTGGGGGTGTTGATTGGCACACGCCAAAAGATTGCGGCAGTCTTACAGCCGGTGGTACAGATTCTGGCTTCGATTCCGGCAACTGCACTCTTTCCAGTGTTGGTTTTGGCTTTGTTGGAGTTTCCAGGTGGCCTCAATCTGGCTGCCATCGCTTTGATGATGCTCGGTACACAGTGGTACATCCTGTTCAATGTCATTGCCGGCGTCAATGCCATTCCACAGGATTTACGTTTCACCAGTGATTTGTTGCAGTTGCACGGATGGCGCCGCTGGCGGACGTTGATTTTGCCCGGTCTCTTTCCGTATCTGATCACCGGTCTTATTACGGCAAGCGGTGGGGCCTGGAACGCCAGCATTGTCGCTGAGTACGTGGTATTCAATCAGCAAACATATCAGACTATTGGGATCGGATCAACGATTGCTGCCGCTACCGACGCTGGCGATTTTGCAAAGCTATTTGCCGCAACCCTTACGATGATTATCACTGTGGTAACCATCAATCGTCTGGTCTGGCGGCGACTGTATCGGCTGGCCGAAGATCGATATCGTCTGGAATAG